GCCCGGCGCATACTCGAAGAGCGGCGGATCTTCCCTGTCGCAGATCGCGAGGGAGTCGGAAGCCGCCTGCCCGGCCCGGAACCGTTCCAGCGCGGCACGCCGGAACGGGCAGCGGTCCGAGAAGGGGCATCCCGGCGGAACCGCGGACAGGTCGGGTACGGTCCCGGGGATCGACGGCAGACGCTTCTCCCCCGGATTCTTGCCGGGAAGGGAGGCGAGCAGCCCCTGCGTGTACGGGTGGACCGGGTCGGCGAACAGCTCCCGCGTGGGCGCCATCTCCACGATCCGACCCAGGTACATGATCGCCGTCCGGTCGGCGAAATCGTGCACCACGCCCAGGTCGTGGGTGATGAGCAGGACCGCCATCCGCTCCTGCTCCCGCATTTCCTGCAGCAGCTCCATGATCTGCGCCTGGATCGTCACGTCGAGCGCCGTGGTGGGCTCGTCGGCGATCACCAGCGACGGGGAGAGCGCCAACGCCATCGCGATCATCGCCCGCTGCCGCATGCCGCCGCTCATCTGGTGGGGATACTCCCTCGCGCGCCGCTCGGGGTCGGGCATGCGGACCTTCCGCAGCCACTCGACCGCCCGCAGGGCGGCGTCCCGCTTCCCGCAGACGTTGTGGGCCGTGAAGACCTCCGCGACCTGGTCTCCGATCGTGAGCACGGGGTTG
This is a stretch of genomic DNA from Thermodesulfobacteriota bacterium. It encodes these proteins:
- a CDS encoding ABC transporter ATP-binding protein, which encodes ERAVTGMSDKLLEVRDLRVAFETEKGTVRALFGVSFPVAQGETVGLVGESGCGKTVTALSVLRLLPSPPAIVEGGEILLKGENLLALPEKRMCDIRGRAISMIFQEPMSSLNPVLTIGDQVAEVFTAHNVCGKRDAALRAVEWLRKVRMPDPERRAREYPHQMSGGMRQRAMIAMALALSPSLVIADEPTTALDVTIQAQIMELLQEMREQERMAVLLITHDLGVVHDFADRTAIMYLGRIVEMAPTRELFADPVHPYTQGLLASLPGKNPGEKRLPSIPGTVPDLSAVPPGCPFSDRCPFRRAALERFRAGQAASDSLAICDREDPPLFEYAPGHLAACHYQRTARGGEAR